Proteins encoded in a region of the Xylocopa sonorina isolate GNS202 chromosome 1, iyXylSono1_principal, whole genome shotgun sequence genome:
- the Hr38 gene encoding hormone receptor-like in 38 isoform X3 has product MREVFELLGGVLTSEDLFLKDLFGPTTTQTGQLHSPNGDSDNSNGSQRAVAITRNDVEQQQQPHRQRQQRQTAATVPVLACTNQSTTTTTTAFTVASSMLLLQTQSPFGCSTLADLLSASYTDSADAGSLPEELDPFPELQLGNPQGVPTADESAQAQQTVHHQQAPQPPPTAAPLPEDVQADSLSSTPLPSFQETYTVQRYTRQELLGIKMDETECYDNTVYPCATGHYSTEFSPSLPYHDHQQQPQQQHHHHHPQQQQPAPPPPPQQQHHHHHQGYFAAETAQTPTTAVPSPSNHRQDTPYGATVSVPPMVYGPPPTIAAGATAVAPADIYPSVENVVVGTPRPRRASLPTQRSESASSGSTESPKARGGSGGTGSSVSSPSSGSGTSNERAPPSPSQLCAVCGDTAACQHYGVRTCEGCKGFFKRTVQKGSKYVCLAEKACPVDKRRRNRCQFCRFQKCLMVGMVKEVVRTDSLKGRRGRLPSKPKSPQESPPSSPVSLITALVRAHLDTTPDQATLDYSQYRQPSPGDPPITEAEKTQQFYNLLTTSIDVIRTFADKIPGFTDLVREDQELLFQSASLELFVLRLAYRTKPEDTKLTFCNGVVLALEQCQRSFGDWLHSILEFSKALHILDVDTSAFACLCALTLVTARYGLKEPHRMEQLQSKIISSLRDHVTYNAEAQRKAHYLSRLLGKLPELRSLSVQGLQRIFYLKLEDLVPVPPMIETMFVGSIPF; this is encoded by the exons GGCAACTGCACTCGCCGAACGGCGACAGCGATAACAGCAACGGTAGCCAGCGCGCGGTGGCTATCACGCGGAACGACGTAGAGCAACAGCAACAGCCACACCGCCAGCGGCAGCAACGACAGACGGCAGCTACCGTTCCGGTTCTCGCCTGCACGAATCAGTCTACAACCACGACAACCACCGCGTTCACGGTAGCGTCAAGTATGCTTCTTCTACAGACACAG AGCCCCTTCGGATGTAGCACTCTGGCGGATTTGTTGAGCGCTTCGTACACAGATTCCGCGGATGCAGGGAGCCTACCGGAAGAGCTGGACCCGTTTCCGGAACTGCAGCTAGGCAACCCGCAAGGCGTGCCCACGGCCGACGAGTCGGCCCAGGCACAGCAGACGGTGCATCACCAGCAGGCACCGCAACCGCCCCCAACCGCAGCGCCTCTGCCCGAAGACGTCCAGGCGGACTCGCTCAG TTCAACACCCTTGCCCAGCTTCCAAGAGACGTACACGGTGCAACGGTACACCAGACAGGAACTCCTTGGCATCAAAATGGACGAGACGGAATGTTACGACAACACGGTGTATCCCTGCGCCACTGGTCACTACTCGACCGAGTTCTCGCCAAGCCTGCCCTACCACGATCACCAGCAACAGCCGCAGCAACAGCACCACCACCATCATCCCCAGCAGCAGCAGCcagcgccgccgccaccgcctcaGCAGCAACACCATCATCATCACCAGGGTTACTTCGCGGCGGAGACGGCACAGACGCCGACCACGGCGGTCCCGTCGCCGTCGAACCATCGACAGGACACGCCGTACGGTGCCACGGTCAGCGTGCCACCGATGGTCTACGGTCCGCCGCCGACCATCGCCGCCGGTGCCACCGCCGTCGCACCGGCGGACATTTATCCAAGCGTCGAGAACGTCGTCGTGGGGACGCCACGGCCACGGAGGGCATCGCTGCCCACGCAGAGGTCTGAGTCTGCGAG TAGCGGAAGTACAGAATCACCGAAGGCACGCGGCGGAAGCGGGGGTACCGGCAGTTCCGTCAGCTCTCCGTCGTCCGGAAGCGGAACCAGTAACGAGCGCGCACCACCGAGTCCTAGCCAACTGTGCGCCGTTTGCGGCGACACAGCGGCCTGCCAGCACTACGGTGTGCGTACCTGCGAGGGTTGCAAGGGATTCTTCAAGAGGACGGTGCAGAAGGGCTCGAAATACGTGTGTCTGGCAGAGAAGGCTTGCCCCGTCGACAAACGCAGGCGGAATCGTTGCCAATTTTGTCGCTTCCAGAAGTGCCTGATGGTCGGCATGGTGAAAGAA GTGGTCAGGACGGATTCGTTGAAGGGCCGCAGGGGTAGATTACCATCGAAACCAAAATCCCCGCAAGAATCACCACCAAGTTCACCAGTTTCCCTGATCACAGCTTTGGTACGCGCCCATCTGGACACGACGCCTGACCAGGCGACATTAGACTACTCTCAGTATCGACAGCCGAGTCCTGGCGATCCGCCTATCACAGAGGCAGAAAAGACTCAGCAATTCTACAATCTTCTCACCACATCCATCGACGTGATCAGAACGTTCGCTGATAAAATACCCGGGTTCACGGACTTGGTACGAGAAGATCAG GAGTTACTTTTCCAGTCGGCGAGCCTGGAGCTTTTCGTTCTTCGGCTAGCGTACCGCACGAAACCCGAGGACACCAAGCTGACATTCTGCAACGGCGTCGTTCTGGCGTTGGAACAGTGTCAGCGTAGCTTCGGCGACTGGCTCCACAGTATCCTCGAGTTCAGCAAAGCCCTTCACATTCTCGACGTAGACACCAGCGCTTTCGCTTGCCTCTGCGCTCTCACCCTCGTAACCG CTAGGTACGGCCTGAAGGAGCCCCATCGCATGGAGCAGCTGCAGTCGAAAATAATCTCCTCCCTGCGCGATCACGTCACCTATAACGCCGAGGCGCAAAGGAAAGCGCACTACCTGTCCCGTTTGCTAGGTAAACTACCGGAACTGAGGAGTCTCTCGGTGCAAGGGCTCCAGCGTATCTTTTACCTGAAACTGGAGGACCTGGTCCCGGTGCCGCCCATGATCGAGACGATGTTCGTCGGTAGTATACCGTTCTAA
- the Hr38 gene encoding hormone receptor-like in 38 isoform X4: MLLLQTQSPFGCSTLADLLSASYTDSADAGSLPEELDPFPELQLGNPQGVPTADESAQAQQTVHHQQAPQPPPTAAPLPEDVQADSLSSTPLPSFQETYTVQRYTRQELLGIKMDETECYDNTVYPCATGHYSTEFSPSLPYHDHQQQPQQQHHHHHPQQQQPAPPPPPQQQHHHHHQGYFAAETAQTPTTAVPSPSNHRQDTPYGATVSVPPMVYGPPPTIAAGATAVAPADIYPSVENVVVGTPRPRRASLPTQRSESASSGSTESPKARGGSGGTGSSVSSPSSGSGTSNERAPPSPSQLCAVCGDTAACQHYGVRTCEGCKGFFKRTVQKGSKYVCLAEKACPVDKRRRNRCQFCRFQKCLMVGMVKEVVRTDSLKGRRGRLPSKPKSPQESPPSSPVSLITALVRAHLDTTPDQATLDYSQYRQPSPGDPPITEAEKTQQFYNLLTTSIDVIRTFADKIPGFTDLVREDQELLFQSASLELFVLRLAYRTKPEDTKLTFCNGVVLALEQCQRSFGDWLHSILEFSKALHILDVDTSAFACLCALTLVTARYGLKEPHRMEQLQSKIISSLRDHVTYNAEAQRKAHYLSRLLGKLPELRSLSVQGLQRIFYLKLEDLVPVPPMIETMFVGSIPF, translated from the exons ATGCTTCTTCTACAGACACAG AGCCCCTTCGGATGTAGCACTCTGGCGGATTTGTTGAGCGCTTCGTACACAGATTCCGCGGATGCAGGGAGCCTACCGGAAGAGCTGGACCCGTTTCCGGAACTGCAGCTAGGCAACCCGCAAGGCGTGCCCACGGCCGACGAGTCGGCCCAGGCACAGCAGACGGTGCATCACCAGCAGGCACCGCAACCGCCCCCAACCGCAGCGCCTCTGCCCGAAGACGTCCAGGCGGACTCGCTCAG TTCAACACCCTTGCCCAGCTTCCAAGAGACGTACACGGTGCAACGGTACACCAGACAGGAACTCCTTGGCATCAAAATGGACGAGACGGAATGTTACGACAACACGGTGTATCCCTGCGCCACTGGTCACTACTCGACCGAGTTCTCGCCAAGCCTGCCCTACCACGATCACCAGCAACAGCCGCAGCAACAGCACCACCACCATCATCCCCAGCAGCAGCAGCcagcgccgccgccaccgcctcaGCAGCAACACCATCATCATCACCAGGGTTACTTCGCGGCGGAGACGGCACAGACGCCGACCACGGCGGTCCCGTCGCCGTCGAACCATCGACAGGACACGCCGTACGGTGCCACGGTCAGCGTGCCACCGATGGTCTACGGTCCGCCGCCGACCATCGCCGCCGGTGCCACCGCCGTCGCACCGGCGGACATTTATCCAAGCGTCGAGAACGTCGTCGTGGGGACGCCACGGCCACGGAGGGCATCGCTGCCCACGCAGAGGTCTGAGTCTGCGAG TAGCGGAAGTACAGAATCACCGAAGGCACGCGGCGGAAGCGGGGGTACCGGCAGTTCCGTCAGCTCTCCGTCGTCCGGAAGCGGAACCAGTAACGAGCGCGCACCACCGAGTCCTAGCCAACTGTGCGCCGTTTGCGGCGACACAGCGGCCTGCCAGCACTACGGTGTGCGTACCTGCGAGGGTTGCAAGGGATTCTTCAAGAGGACGGTGCAGAAGGGCTCGAAATACGTGTGTCTGGCAGAGAAGGCTTGCCCCGTCGACAAACGCAGGCGGAATCGTTGCCAATTTTGTCGCTTCCAGAAGTGCCTGATGGTCGGCATGGTGAAAGAA GTGGTCAGGACGGATTCGTTGAAGGGCCGCAGGGGTAGATTACCATCGAAACCAAAATCCCCGCAAGAATCACCACCAAGTTCACCAGTTTCCCTGATCACAGCTTTGGTACGCGCCCATCTGGACACGACGCCTGACCAGGCGACATTAGACTACTCTCAGTATCGACAGCCGAGTCCTGGCGATCCGCCTATCACAGAGGCAGAAAAGACTCAGCAATTCTACAATCTTCTCACCACATCCATCGACGTGATCAGAACGTTCGCTGATAAAATACCCGGGTTCACGGACTTGGTACGAGAAGATCAG GAGTTACTTTTCCAGTCGGCGAGCCTGGAGCTTTTCGTTCTTCGGCTAGCGTACCGCACGAAACCCGAGGACACCAAGCTGACATTCTGCAACGGCGTCGTTCTGGCGTTGGAACAGTGTCAGCGTAGCTTCGGCGACTGGCTCCACAGTATCCTCGAGTTCAGCAAAGCCCTTCACATTCTCGACGTAGACACCAGCGCTTTCGCTTGCCTCTGCGCTCTCACCCTCGTAACCG CTAGGTACGGCCTGAAGGAGCCCCATCGCATGGAGCAGCTGCAGTCGAAAATAATCTCCTCCCTGCGCGATCACGTCACCTATAACGCCGAGGCGCAAAGGAAAGCGCACTACCTGTCCCGTTTGCTAGGTAAACTACCGGAACTGAGGAGTCTCTCGGTGCAAGGGCTCCAGCGTATCTTTTACCTGAAACTGGAGGACCTGGTCCCGGTGCCGCCCATGATCGAGACGATGTTCGTCGGTAGTATACCGTTCTAA